In a single window of the Chthoniobacterales bacterium genome:
- a CDS encoding DUF885 domain-containing protein encodes MTAGATPEDERFQKLAKDYIEGLLQVSPEFATSLGDHRFDDRLSDYSDEAEAKELKRAKDFRQQLEAFSDLTKLTGPNKVDVRLLKDNIDNEIFGIEELKERSWNPLLYNESLANSLYLLVARDFASPEKRAASIKARMEKIPAVIAQAKANLKNPPQVYTETAIDQTQGAISLIKEGLNETLDKAPKAKADLAPLQEKTIAALNDYNTWLKNDLLPRSTGDFRIGADKFRKKLRFALSSDMSMEDLMKAARTDLEQTQKAIYETALPLYKKQNPNADEATLADRKKVTAAVLDKLAEQRPTDATIVDYSKTVLKETTDFVKAKNLVRVPTTPVDVVVMPEFKRGQSTAYCDSPGALEKNGKTFFAVAPTPDDWKQERKDSFFREYNNFMVRDLTVHEAMPGHYLQLAHSNEFKAPTLVRSIFQSGTFIEGWAVYSEQFMAEAGYGGPEVKMQQLKMRLRVICNAIIDQSIHAGNMSEQEALDVMMKEGFQQEGEAVGKWKRARLSSTQLSTYFVGVTEHLAMREKAKARDGAKFDLRKYNDTVLSYGSPPVKYVREMMGL; translated from the coding sequence ATGACAGCTGGCGCCACGCCGGAAGACGAGCGCTTCCAGAAACTGGCGAAGGACTACATCGAAGGCCTCCTTCAGGTGAGCCCGGAGTTTGCCACCAGCCTGGGCGATCACCGCTTCGACGACAGGCTGTCCGATTATTCCGATGAAGCGGAGGCGAAGGAACTCAAGCGCGCCAAGGATTTTCGCCAGCAACTCGAGGCGTTTAGCGATCTGACGAAGCTGACCGGTCCGAACAAGGTCGATGTGCGTCTGCTTAAGGACAACATCGACAATGAGATTTTCGGCATCGAGGAGCTGAAAGAACGCTCATGGAATCCGTTGCTTTATAACGAGAGCCTCGCTAACAGCCTCTATTTGCTCGTCGCCCGGGACTTTGCGTCTCCGGAGAAGCGCGCCGCCAGCATCAAGGCGCGCATGGAAAAAATCCCGGCGGTGATAGCGCAGGCGAAAGCGAACCTGAAAAATCCACCTCAGGTTTACACCGAGACGGCGATTGACCAAACCCAGGGCGCGATTTCGCTCATCAAGGAAGGTCTCAACGAGACGCTCGACAAGGCTCCCAAAGCCAAGGCTGACCTGGCGCCCCTCCAGGAGAAAACGATTGCGGCGCTAAACGACTACAACACCTGGCTGAAAAACGACCTGCTTCCGCGTTCGACCGGTGATTTCCGGATCGGCGCGGACAAGTTCCGGAAGAAGCTCCGCTTCGCTCTCTCTTCCGACATGTCGATGGAAGACTTGATGAAGGCGGCCCGCACCGATCTGGAGCAGACCCAGAAGGCAATCTACGAAACGGCGTTGCCCCTCTACAAAAAGCAGAATCCAAACGCGGATGAGGCAACCCTCGCCGACCGCAAAAAAGTGACGGCCGCCGTGCTCGACAAACTGGCGGAACAGCGCCCGACCGACGCCACCATCGTCGACTATTCGAAGACGGTTCTGAAAGAGACGACCGATTTCGTGAAAGCGAAAAACCTGGTGAGGGTGCCGACCACACCGGTCGACGTGGTCGTCATGCCCGAGTTCAAGCGTGGGCAATCCACCGCCTACTGCGATTCACCCGGCGCCCTGGAGAAAAACGGCAAGACGTTCTTCGCCGTGGCGCCGACGCCAGACGACTGGAAGCAGGAGCGCAAGGATTCGTTCTTCCGGGAGTACAACAACTTCATGGTTCGCGACCTGACCGTGCACGAAGCGATGCCAGGCCATTACCTTCAGCTCGCCCATTCGAATGAGTTCAAGGCGCCGACGCTCGTGCGCTCTATTTTTCAAAGCGGCACCTTCATTGAAGGCTGGGCGGTTTACTCCGAGCAATTCATGGCGGAGGCCGGTTACGGCGGGCCCGAAGTGAAGATGCAGCAGCTCAAAATGCGGCTTCGTGTCATCTGCAACGCGATCATCGACCAGTCGATTCACGCCGGAAACATGAGCGAACAGGAAGCGCTCGACGTGATGATGAAGGAAGGATTCCAGCAGGAAGGCGAAGCCGTCGGGAAATGGAAACGCGCCCGCCTCAGCTCGACCCAGCTTTCCACCTACTTCGTCGGCGTAACGGAGCACCTCGCGATGCGCGAAAAGGCCAAAGCCCGCGACGGCGCGAAGTTCGACCTAAGGAAATACAACGACACCGTCCTCTCCTACGGCAGTCCGCCCGTGAAATACGTGCGGGAGATGATGGGGCTGTAG
- the queD gene encoding 6-carboxytetrahydropterin synthase QueD — MRVRLTKDFQFEAAQTLPKAPEGHKCRRMHGHSFKVEISVEGTVDPATGWFYDHAEISGAMKPLIRELDHSYLNEIAGLENPTIENMAAWFWQKLQPLCPGLCEIVVHETPTARCVYRGGG, encoded by the coding sequence ATGCGCGTTCGCCTGACCAAAGATTTCCAGTTTGAAGCGGCCCAGACGCTCCCGAAGGCGCCGGAAGGCCACAAATGCCGCCGGATGCACGGGCACAGCTTTAAAGTGGAGATTTCGGTCGAAGGGACGGTCGATCCGGCGACCGGGTGGTTTTACGATCATGCGGAGATCAGCGGCGCGATGAAGCCGCTGATCCGGGAGCTCGATCACTCGTATCTAAATGAGATCGCCGGGCTCGAGAATCCGACGATTGAGAACATGGCGGCCTGGTTCTGGCAGAAACTGCAACCGCTTTGCCCGGGGCTTTGCGAAATCGTCGTCCACGAAACGCCGACGGCGCGCTGCGTCTATCGCGGAGGAGGATAG
- the trpA gene encoding tryptophan synthase subunit alpha, producing MPNRIDECFQVLRADNEKAFIAYICAGDPDFPRTVDLAFALEKAGVDILEVGIPFSDPLADGLVNQLAAQRALEAGATVQGVLDCVGQIRQRSQIPIVLYSYLNPIFQFGFEHFHRQADQAGVDGLLILDLPPEEVSRAVAAPLSRGVTRTATERRGYSMNLEMPKDGPIHVRLIAPTTPPDRIERICSGAAGFIYYVSREGVTGVQSNVASSLRERVGEIRRHTKLPIAVGFGISTPEQAREVASLADAVVVGSAIVQKISEHATKPDLAARIGQFVEPLAAASKGH from the coding sequence ATGCCAAACCGAATCGACGAATGTTTCCAGGTGCTCCGCGCGGATAACGAAAAAGCATTCATCGCCTACATCTGTGCCGGCGACCCGGACTTTCCGCGGACGGTCGATCTCGCTTTCGCCCTGGAAAAAGCCGGCGTCGACATCCTCGAGGTCGGCATTCCATTCTCCGATCCATTGGCCGATGGCCTGGTCAATCAGCTCGCCGCCCAGCGCGCCTTGGAAGCAGGCGCCACAGTCCAGGGCGTTCTGGATTGCGTGGGCCAAATTCGCCAGCGTTCGCAAATCCCGATCGTTCTCTACAGCTATCTCAACCCGATCTTTCAATTCGGATTTGAACACTTTCACCGTCAAGCGGATCAGGCCGGCGTCGACGGGCTCCTGATCCTCGACCTGCCACCCGAGGAAGTCTCCCGCGCTGTAGCCGCCCCGCTCAGTCGGGGCGTCACACGCACGGCGACAGAGCGCCGTGGCTACAGCATGAATCTCGAAATGCCGAAGGACGGACCGATTCACGTTCGCCTGATCGCTCCGACCACGCCGCCGGATCGCATCGAGCGAATCTGCTCGGGGGCGGCTGGCTTCATTTACTATGTCTCGCGCGAAGGCGTCACTGGCGTGCAAAGCAATGTCGCCTCGTCGCTCAGGGAACGCGTCGGTGAAATCCGGCGCCACACAAAGCTACCCATCGCCGTCGGCTTCGGGATTTCGACCCCTGAGCAGGCGCGCGAGGTTGCCAGTCTCGCCGATGCAGTCGTCGTCGGCAGCGCGATCGTGCAGAAAATAAGTGAGCACGCGACGAAGCCGGATTTAGCCGCGCGGATCGGCCAGTTCGTTGAACCGCTAGCCGCCGCGTCGAAAGGCCATTAA
- the dapB gene encoding 4-hydroxy-tetrahydrodipicolinate reductase — MKALVRVLLVGAKGRMGQAIAAAASKAEAEIAASLDLGDDLAAHIGNCDVVIDFSHPNASSELSRVGLAARKPAVIGTTGHSKEERAALETLAQSVPVVLSPNFSVGVNALFWLTRKAAEMLGDDFDLEIAEMHHRLKKDAPSGTAKKLAEILCEVRGLDYGKNVAHGREGLVGERPAREIGMHSIRGGDVVGDHTVTFAGAGERLELSHKAASRETFALGALRAAKWVVAKPPGLYSMEDVLGL; from the coding sequence GTGAAAGCGCTCGTCCGCGTTCTCCTGGTCGGCGCCAAAGGCCGCATGGGACAGGCGATCGCCGCCGCGGCGTCGAAAGCTGAGGCGGAAATCGCAGCCAGCCTCGATCTCGGAGACGATCTTGCCGCCCACATCGGCAACTGCGACGTCGTTATCGATTTCAGTCACCCAAATGCGAGCAGCGAACTCAGTCGCGTTGGCCTCGCGGCCAGGAAGCCGGCTGTCATCGGCACGACCGGCCATTCGAAAGAAGAGCGCGCGGCCCTTGAAACATTGGCCCAATCCGTCCCGGTCGTCCTATCCCCAAATTTCAGCGTCGGCGTCAACGCGCTCTTCTGGCTGACGCGAAAAGCCGCGGAGATGCTCGGCGACGATTTCGACCTCGAGATCGCCGAGATGCACCATCGCCTGAAAAAAGATGCGCCGAGCGGCACGGCCAAAAAGCTGGCCGAAATTCTCTGCGAAGTCCGCGGTCTCGATTACGGGAAGAACGTGGCGCATGGCCGCGAAGGCCTGGTCGGCGAACGGCCGGCGAGGGAAATCGGGATGCACTCGATCCGCGGTGGCGACGTTGTCGGCGATCACACCGTCACATTCGCCGGCGCTGGCGAACGCCTGGAGCTTTCGCACAAGGCGGCCAGCCGGGAGACGTTCGCACTGGGGGCCTTGCGCGCCGCGAAGTGGGTTGTCGCCAAACCGCCCGGCCTTTATTCCATGGAAGATGTGCTCGGATTGTAG
- a CDS encoding type 1 glutamine amidotransferase — protein sequence MPHVATWIREKDDKWFRRAFAKHPNVRLWNARTQQVPLEKMQGLLLSGGPDVAPEFLHQPVPDPSILDTDMEPDRDRWEFVATKAALERQLPIFAICKGMQLLNVALGGTLHLDIPGHNAPEMKDHNIQPLRTDRSASHRLDKVNSSHHQALDKLGDGLEVEAWCATDDIIEQVRLRDYPFALAVQYHPERGNGYDELFADFVSRLGNSAAS from the coding sequence ATGCCGCATGTGGCCACCTGGATCCGGGAAAAGGACGATAAATGGTTTCGGCGCGCCTTTGCCAAACATCCCAATGTGCGGCTTTGGAACGCCCGCACCCAGCAGGTGCCGCTTGAGAAAATGCAGGGCCTGCTCTTAAGCGGCGGCCCCGATGTCGCCCCTGAGTTTCTTCATCAACCGGTCCCCGATCCTTCCATTCTCGATACCGACATGGAACCGGACCGCGACCGCTGGGAATTCGTGGCCACGAAAGCCGCGCTGGAGCGGCAGCTGCCCATCTTCGCGATCTGCAAGGGGATGCAGCTTCTAAATGTCGCGCTCGGCGGCACCCTGCACCTCGACATTCCCGGCCATAACGCGCCGGAAATGAAGGATCACAATATCCAGCCCCTCCGCACCGATCGTTCAGCGTCTCATCGGCTCGATAAGGTCAACAGCTCGCATCACCAGGCCCTCGATAAACTCGGAGACGGACTCGAGGTTGAAGCCTGGTGCGCCACCGACGACATCATCGAGCAGGTCCGGCTTCGCGATTATCCCTTCGCCCTGGCAGTCCAGTATCATCCGGAACGAGGCAACGGTTACGACGAGCTTTTCGCCGATTTTGTTTCCCGGCTCGGCAATTCGGCCGCCAGCTGA
- the dapA gene encoding 4-hydroxy-tetrahydrodipicolinate synthase, producing MFRGTFTAIVTPFRDGEIDVPALEALIEGQIADAITGIVAVGTTGESPTLTAAEREQVIRVTVEVAKGRAQVLAGTGSNSTSAAISATRAAEKMGVDGMLIVAPYYNKPSQEGLFRHFQAIAQATSAPIMLYNIPGRCGVDIGAETVERLAMDCANIVSIKEASGSVDRVSDLRARLPEAFTILSGDDGLTLPFMAAGAVGVVSVVSNLFPAEVGTLVQAFRAGDTKSARDLHLKLLPLFKDLFIEPNPVPVKTALSWRGVMTAEVRLPLCEMTAANQARLRKTLAAFEGTE from the coding sequence ATGTTTCGAGGAACTTTCACCGCAATCGTCACCCCGTTCCGGGACGGTGAAATCGACGTGCCCGCTCTGGAAGCGCTGATCGAAGGCCAGATCGCCGACGCGATCACCGGCATCGTCGCGGTCGGCACCACGGGGGAATCGCCCACCCTCACTGCCGCGGAACGCGAGCAGGTCATTCGCGTCACGGTGGAAGTTGCGAAAGGGCGTGCCCAGGTGCTCGCTGGGACGGGATCGAATTCCACCTCGGCGGCGATCTCGGCGACACGGGCCGCGGAGAAGATGGGGGTCGATGGCATGCTGATCGTGGCGCCCTACTATAACAAGCCGAGCCAGGAAGGTTTGTTCCGGCATTTCCAGGCGATCGCGCAGGCGACTAGTGCGCCGATCATGCTTTATAACATTCCTGGCCGTTGCGGCGTGGACATCGGCGCGGAAACGGTCGAACGGCTCGCGATGGATTGCGCGAACATCGTCTCGATCAAGGAAGCGAGCGGCAGCGTGGATCGCGTCAGCGATTTGCGGGCGAGACTGCCGGAAGCTTTTACGATCCTGAGCGGCGACGATGGCCTCACCCTCCCATTCATGGCGGCTGGCGCCGTCGGCGTGGTCAGCGTGGTTTCGAATCTTTTCCCGGCGGAAGTCGGCACTCTGGTCCAGGCGTTCCGAGCAGGGGACACGAAAAGCGCGCGCGACTTGCATCTCAAGTTGTTGCCGCTCTTCAAGGATTTGTTCATCGAACCGAATCCGGTGCCGGTGAAGACCGCCCTCTCCTGGCGCGGAGTGATGACCGCGGAAGTCCGCCTCCCCCTTTGCGAGATGACCGCCGCGAACCAGGCGCGGTTGCGCAAAACGCTCGCGGCCTTCGAGGGAACCGAGTGA
- the dapF gene encoding diaminopimelate epimerase, producing the protein MLRFTKMNGAGNDFVMIDNRLGDLSLASDQIAKICDRHRGVGADGVLILERAANGADFRMRYYNADGGEAEMCGNGARCFARYASRIAGPMEALSFETPAGVIGAELQGDLVRLQMSEPKDLQLGLSIPLPDRQVAAHFVNSGVPHVVVPVDDLEKVDVRGLGSAIRRHDLFAPKGANANFLKERGEREIAIRTYERGVEDETLACGTGVVASALIFAATKKVDGPIAVLVRGGSELRVGFEKAGDKFRNVTLTGPADFVFEGTIDL; encoded by the coding sequence ATGCTGCGTTTCACGAAGATGAACGGAGCCGGGAACGATTTTGTGATGATCGATAACCGGCTCGGCGATTTATCCCTGGCTTCGGACCAGATCGCGAAGATTTGCGATCGGCACCGGGGCGTCGGCGCTGATGGCGTCCTCATCCTCGAGCGCGCGGCCAACGGCGCAGATTTCCGGATGCGCTACTACAACGCCGATGGCGGCGAAGCCGAAATGTGCGGCAATGGCGCCCGCTGTTTCGCCCGCTACGCCAGCCGCATCGCCGGTCCGATGGAGGCACTATCGTTCGAGACCCCGGCGGGCGTGATCGGCGCCGAACTGCAAGGCGACCTCGTCCGGCTGCAAATGAGCGAGCCGAAGGATTTACAGCTTGGCCTTTCAATTCCGTTGCCCGACCGGCAGGTCGCGGCCCATTTCGTAAACAGCGGCGTCCCTCACGTCGTCGTCCCCGTGGACGACCTGGAGAAGGTCGATGTCCGCGGTCTCGGTTCCGCAATTCGACGGCACGACCTGTTCGCGCCCAAAGGTGCGAACGCGAACTTTTTGAAAGAACGAGGGGAACGCGAGATCGCCATCCGCACTTACGAGCGAGGGGTGGAAGACGAAACCCTCGCCTGCGGGACCGGAGTGGTGGCGAGCGCATTGATTTTTGCGGCGACGAAAAAGGTCGACGGGCCGATCGCCGTTCTGGTCCGGGGCGGGAGCGAGTTAAGAGTCGGTTTTGAAAAAGCCGGGGATAAATTTCGGAACGTCACCCTGACTGGACCCGCGGATTTTGTTTTCGAGGGAACCATTGATCTGTAA
- the queE gene encoding 7-carboxy-7-deazaguanine synthase QueE has protein sequence MKETGEKTLTINEIYQSIQGESTWAGEPCVFVRLTFCDLRCNYCDTEYAFYEGKKQRLDEIVAAVAEFSCPLVEITGGEPLLQKNVLPLMKLLADAGKTVLLETSGAHDISAVDPRVHRIMDLKTPGSGECERNLFSNIDHLTDRDEVKFVIGSREDYEWSREQVAKFRLNERCGAVLFSPIFGRIDPREIVEWILADRLPVRFQLQMHKFIWTPAQRGV, from the coding sequence ATGAAAGAGACTGGAGAAAAGACGCTGACCATTAATGAGATTTACCAGTCGATCCAGGGGGAGAGCACCTGGGCAGGGGAGCCATGTGTCTTTGTCCGGCTCACGTTCTGCGATCTGCGATGCAATTATTGCGACACGGAGTACGCGTTTTACGAAGGGAAAAAACAAAGGCTAGATGAGATCGTGGCAGCGGTGGCGGAATTCAGCTGTCCGCTGGTCGAGATCACCGGCGGCGAGCCGCTCCTGCAAAAAAATGTGCTGCCGTTGATGAAGTTGTTGGCGGACGCGGGAAAAACGGTGTTGCTGGAAACGAGCGGTGCTCACGATATCTCGGCGGTCGATCCCCGGGTTCATCGGATCATGGACTTGAAGACGCCGGGCAGCGGTGAGTGCGAGCGGAATTTGTTCTCAAACATCGACCACCTGACGGACCGCGACGAAGTGAAGTTCGTGATCGGGTCCCGCGAAGATTATGAATGGTCGCGTGAGCAGGTGGCGAAGTTTCGGTTGAACGAGCGTTGCGGCGCGGTGTTGTTTTCCCCGATCTTCGGCCGAATCGATCCCCGCGAGATCGTGGAATGGATCCTGGCCGATCGGTTGCCGGTCCGTTTCCAACTCCAGATGCACAAGTTCATCTGGACGCCAGCCCAGCGCGGAGTGTAG
- a CDS encoding serine hydrolase: protein MMIDQDKTGSLREACERIFSECKATAYAIALQDYDSGLRLSINADRRFHAASTMKVAVLLAIGRAIDEKRLEPDETLHVRNRFRSAIDGTPFRIDAESDGYAQLHRLIGRTAKISDLTEWMIVSSSNLATNLLLDYLTVEYVRGVLEAAGVEGIDLRRGVDDTKAHEQKFNNETTAHGLLDLFATLRGDFLSKTSRERAINILLQQRFNSMIPAPLPAHASVAHKTGEISTACHDAGIVYLPERDPYILVVLTEVPPDTNGRRETIAKISEVVFKMLTGTEAES, encoded by the coding sequence ATGATGATCGATCAGGACAAAACCGGAAGCCTGCGCGAGGCGTGCGAGCGCATCTTTAGCGAGTGCAAAGCGACCGCCTACGCGATTGCGCTCCAGGATTACGACAGTGGCCTCCGGTTATCCATCAATGCCGACCGGCGATTTCATGCCGCGAGCACCATGAAGGTAGCCGTTCTGCTCGCGATCGGTCGGGCGATCGATGAAAAGCGGCTCGAGCCGGATGAAACGCTCCATGTCCGGAACCGTTTCCGGAGTGCGATCGACGGGACGCCGTTCCGGATCGATGCGGAATCGGACGGTTATGCGCAGCTCCATCGCCTGATCGGACGCACGGCGAAAATTTCCGATCTCACCGAATGGATGATTGTTTCCAGCAGCAACCTCGCGACGAACCTGCTGCTTGATTACCTGACGGTGGAATATGTTCGCGGTGTCCTGGAGGCGGCCGGAGTGGAGGGGATCGATCTCCGGCGCGGGGTCGACGACACGAAGGCGCACGAGCAAAAATTCAACAACGAGACGACTGCTCACGGTTTGCTCGATCTCTTTGCGACTTTGCGCGGAGATTTTTTGTCGAAGACCAGCCGGGAACGCGCGATCAACATTCTTCTCCAGCAGCGCTTCAATTCGATGATCCCCGCGCCGCTGCCCGCCCATGCCAGCGTGGCGCACAAGACTGGCGAGATTTCCACGGCCTGTCACGACGCCGGCATCGTTTATTTACCGGAGCGCGATCCTTACATTCTCGTCGTGCTGACGGAGGTGCCGCCGGACACGAACGGGCGCCGCGAGACGATCGCGAAGATCTCAGAGGTTGTTTTCAAAATGCTCACGGGAACGGAGGCTGAGTCGTGA